One Nicotiana sylvestris chromosome 12, ASM39365v2, whole genome shotgun sequence genomic window carries:
- the LOC138883930 gene encoding uncharacterized protein — MDFEVIFQVLDMDTSYNFLLGRPWIHTAGAVPSTLHQMIKFEHENKEIVVHGEDEESIYRDPYVPCLEAREGSEHIVYQAFEIVVADQCKEGTPCPQPFLLNVSIMVSSEMIKHVYKLGKGLGASLQGITEPITLTASEKFFGVGFQATKADITWANERKNNGWVLPQPVPHLSKTFVKPRYIEEEDEAFMAEETKDICGAMRQMLYEAHKVQPGEGSNTAEVQYMGPNAKLQNWKATPFPVRQESRSNNVYLNNMTCLRTSCPDPNTLSNHEIINQEPKYDEDEDFREINRELEKLENKHMPNLNETEPVNLGSSEEVQETMISIHDDERTRDELIQLLFKFKDVFAWSYDDMPGLSVDLVVHKLPTYPGYPPIQQKQRKFKTDISEMIKEEVTKQLKAGVLMDEEDAEKMTFTTPWGTYCYRVMPFSLKNTGVAYMRVMAAIFHNMMHQEIEVYVDDVIIKSRMQDDNVQDLRKFFEYLRKYDLKLNPAKCAFGVPSRKPLGWTDECQEAFDKIKEYLSNPPVLVPPKTGRPLFLYLTVLENSFGCILGQHDVTRKKEQAIYYLSKNFTSFEAKYTLLERTCCALTWVAQKLRHYLLAYTTHLITRLDPLKYIFQKLMPTGRMCNIKRFLKTNEYHEQASGDQKRTIRRLASGFFLSGEVLYKRTPDLNLLRCVDAQEVGRIINEVHAGVCGPHMNGYVLAKKILWAGYYWMTMEKDCFSFVRKYHQCQVHNDLIHAPPLELHPMSALWPFVAWGIDVIGQIDPKASNGHRFILVAIYYFTKWI; from the exons ATGGATTTTGAAGTAATATTTCAGGTTTTGGACATGGACACCTCTTACAATTTTCTcttaggaaggccttggatccatacgGCAGGGGCCGTACCAtctactctccaccaaatgattAAGTTTGAACATGAAAACAAGGAAatcgtggtccacggagaagatgagGAATCAATCTACAGGGACCCATATGTACCATGTTTGGAGGCTAGGGAAGGTAGTGAGCACATAGTCTACCAAGCTTTCGAGATCGTGGTTGCAGACCAGTGTAAGGAAGGAACCCCGTGTCCTCAACCCTTCTTGTTAAACGTGTCAATCATGGTCTCTAGTGAAATGATCAAACATGTCTACAAGCTCGGGAAAGGGCTTGgggcatctttgcaaggcattacaGAGCCTATCACTTTGACTGCTAGTGAGAAATTCTTCGGTGTGGGTTTCCAAGCCACAAAAGCTGACATAACATGGGCTAATGAACGTAAGAACAATGGGTGGGTCCTGCCTCAACCGGTCCCGCATCTCTCTAAAACGTTTGTTAAGCCAAGGTAcatagaagaagaagatgaggccttcatgGCTGAAGAAACTAAGGACATCTGTGGGGCAATGAGGCAAATGTTATATGAGGCTCATAAGGTCCAGCCAGGTGAAGGCTCAAACACTGCTGAGGTGCAATATATGGGGCCCAATGCCAAGCTTCAAAATTGGAAAGCTACTCCGTTCCCAGTTAGGCAGGAATCCCG ttctaataatgtgtacttaaataatatgacatgcttgcggacttcatgcccagatcctaacaCCCTGTCTAACCATGAAATAATAAACCAAGAACCAAAATACGATGAAGATGAGgattttagggaaataaaccgagaactggaaAAATTGGAGAATAAGCATatgccaaacttaaatgaaactgagccagttaatttgggtagttcggaAGAGGTTcaggaaaccatgataagcattcacgaTGATGAAAGGACTAGGGATGAATTAATCCAACTTTTGTTcaaattcaaagatgtgtttgcctggtcctatgatgatatgccaggactgAGCGTTGATTTAGTGGTGCACAAGTTGCCAACTTACCCCGGTTATCCCCCTATCCAACAAAAACAGAGAAAGTTTAAAACAGATATTAGTGAAATGATTAAAGAGGAAGTCACCAAACAGTTGAAAGCGGGT gttttgatggatgaagaagacgcagaaaagatgactttcaccacaccttggggtacttactgcTATAGGGTCATGCCGTTCAGTTTGAAGAACACCGGGGTAGCTTACATGAGAGTTATGGCTGCCATCTTTCAcaacatgatgcaccaggaaattgaggtgtatgtggatgatgtgatcattaaatcaAGAATGCAGGACGACAATGTGcaggatctgagaaagttctttgagtatctgcgtaagtatgacttgaagttaaatccagctaagtgtgcatttggagtacCATCTAGGAAACctttggg atggacagatgagtgtcaggaagctttcgacaaaatcaaagaatatctgtcgaatccgcCAGTGTTGGTTCCACCCAAGACTGGAaggcctttgttcttgtacttgacagtattggagaattcttttggatgtattcttgggcaacatgatgtgaccaggaagaaagaacaagccatatactattTAAGCAAGAATTTCACTAGTTttgaagccaaatacactttgttggaaagaacttgttgcgccctaacttgggtcgctcagaagcttaggcattacttgttggcctacaccaccCACCTCATAACCagattggatcctttgaagtacatattccaaaagctgatgcccacgggaag gatgtgcaATATCAAAAGATTCTTGAAAACAAATGAATATCACGAGCAAgctagtggagaccaaaagagaaccattagaaggctcgctagtggtttcttcttgagcggagaagtcttgtacaaaaggactccagatctgaaccttttAAGATGTGTGGATGCCCAAGAGGTCGGAAGAATCATCAatgaagtgcacgcaggagtgtgtggaccccaTATGAACGGATACgtccttgcaaagaaaatcctttgggcaggttattactggatgactatggaaaaggattgctttagttttgTCCGAAAGTatcatcagtgtcaggtacacaatgacctgattcatgcaccgcctttAGAATTACACCCTATGTCAGCACtgtggccatttgttgcttggggtatagATGTCATTGGACAAATTGATCCAAAAGCTTCAAACGGGCACAGATTCATCTTAGTTGCCATTTACTATTTCACAAAGTGGATTTAA